cttttcccacattctgaacaagaatataacttctcccctgtatgagttctctcatgtataacaagACTTGCTTTGTTATTAtaaaatttgccacattctgaacaggaaaatggttgCTCctttgtgtgagttctctgatgtataacaagatacCCTTtcctagtaaaacatttcccacaatctgaacacgAAAATgctttctcccctgtgtgacttctctcatgtacaACAAGATAACCTTTGCTAGTAAAAcatctcccacattctgaacatgaatacggcttctcccctgtgtgatttctctgatgtgtaacaaaatCTCGCTTAAttttaaaacacttcccacattctgaacatgaaaatggcttctgcccctgtgtgatttctctgatgtacaacaagatatgatttggtagtaaaacatttcccacaatctgaacacgAAAATgctttctcccctgtgtgacttctctgatgtgtaacaagatatcCTTtcctagtaaaacatttcccacattctgaacatgaaaatggcttctcccctgtgtgaattctctgatgtacaacaagatATCCTTTTGtagtaaaacatttctcacattctgaacatgaatacagctTCTCCCCTCTGTGAGCTCTTTGATGTTCTTGTCTTCTGTGTCTTTTCTTCTGCTTATCAGTCTGTGATGGATCAGAAGATGGAACCtttataagaggatcagatgatcgaTCTTTGCTGTGAGGGGCAGAGGTGATATcagggataatggcaggttcttcttGTCTACTATCATCatctgcttcaaaatctgcaaATATCAGACGCCCCTCTGAGCTCCTggtaccgtcatctgccaagaataaagcttATTTTACTATATTTGAACATAAGTAAAAATCATATTGATATTCTAGAACATTTCTATATAAATTACGAGTTGCATTGCAAAATGCTATTAGACAGTAAAAAGCAATCAGATCACAAGCTAACAGTAGATCTCAGAGCGAGGACCAGTAGATTATAATGTTTGGCCACCAGGCTGTTTTCTTGCAGTTATCCCCTTCTGTGGTGAAGCCTCCATCTTCATAGAATCATATATCAGTCTACCTTGACAAAGACGGTAGCCGTCGGAATGTTGCCATGCTGTTTTACTACTGGACCTATTTCTATGAATAAAGGATGACATATCAGCAATCTCTTCTGTTCGTTTGTTGATCTCCTGTGgaccagtgctgccttccaaaaacAATTTGCTTCCAGGAATCTTCTGTTATCCAGGTCTATGTCTCTACAATCTGGATTCTAGGAGTCCAATAGGAGGTAATggccctctacactcgacagaaacttgCCTTACACAAGTATCAAACAATCTCTTAACAGCCATATTGAGTGGCGtatactccctactgatcctcatcgacctttctgcagcatttgatATCATTTACAAAAACTCCTACTCAACATGTCTCGCTcaatcggcctaaaggacactgctatTTTCATGGTTCTTTTACCTAcctgaccactccttcagtgtatcctttgctggttctacctcCCTTCCCCttaccttgctgttggggtcccccagggcatGGTCCTTGGCCCCTCCCCTagcccttgctgttggggtcccccagggctcagtccttggccccctcctcttctccatctacacagcccctaatggacaaaccattaggagatttggaTATCAGTACCATCtccatgctgatgacacccattTATACACCTCCTtccatgacatcacagcaccagTCCTTCAGAATGCAACCGACTTTCTGTTCGTTGTCTCTAATATTATGTCCTTTCTCTACCTAAATCTGAGCCTCTCAAAAcctgacctgctggtgtttctgccctctacttacggacctcatcctgacatctccatctcagtgtgtggtaccACCATAACACACAGACAGGgcgcctgctgtcttggggttatatttgacgccgatctctcctttaccccctacatctaatCTCTCGCcccaacatgtcagctgcacctcaagaacatcacaacattctgccctttcctcaccatggacatgctaaaaatgctcaccatttccctcatccactcttggctcgattattacaactcgttgctgatcagcctcctcCGCGCCAGACTctacctctccaatccatcctgaatgcggcagccaggctcatcttcctgtacaGACGCTACTcggcagtcataccgattcagccacttaagtctgaccattgtctatgtgtatagcatccctcactctccacctcgccatatcttgcacatctccagcccctttaccttctgtatcaccccattatctgtagtatgtaagctcgttggagcaggaccctcacccctactgtttccatcaactgattacaagATGTAGTTGTGGTTTtggtatctgttctcccctgttttgtaagcgctgcggaatatgttggcgctatataaatatagattattattataatggtTGCTTAGTTCTAATCTTGGGAAGATACTCTTCTCTCAATAGTACTGGCAGCAAACGGTGAAGGAATCGGCCTCGTTCACATAGATATATTATATATCCGGACTACAGATGGATTTTACACTCAGATTTTCTAtttgaaaacttttatttttctaaataacGGATACAATACAGAAGATAATCTCATCATTATTACGATGTGGTGCCCATAATTACACACATATTATAGATGCTCATCGTGTGTTATTGCCTATAACGGTATCACGTCAGCCATATTTAGTTTGTACTTTGGATGAATGGGAAACATCCAGCGAAAACTGACGGATCacagagcttataaatctacataactatcagcagccgctgaccgaggagaatctgtgactcctctctgctgtatttagtggttactactcacctgggcggttacctataggaatctcctctttacatcgctgatcgcccctcacatttgtctctgtagtattattATTGGTCAGATCCTCATCCTGATACagaagctgtgagacaaatattgtaaaagtcagcagactgTTGGAGAAGTCGTCTGAAAGGTTTTATATGGCCTTaaaagatcattaatcatcatgatgaccaaaaatgacctgacaggagtagttatctgagccacatagctgcaggtGCAGAAGCtggacatagatattagatggcggctcaatgacccctcaggaacctcatacacatgtatattcgCTGCACACATGCTGCacgttgtctcagtggaggagatcagcgtctaccagacacatccgctgttTATCTCAGAGgacataaaggagcagatagatataaatccaacctgttggctccttattcccaccagcagtctccaccacCAGAAagctgggagaagatccagacaacatgtaatgtctctggacagcggtaatcctgccatctccaccggcctcatcacacaaggagaagacatctaataagactgaagacaagagcttcacagccttctacagatcagagggacatctccatctacctggtggtcctgtggaagaagaggacggggacatctctcggGTGGGCTTctattactggatggaactggaggaaacacagacggacactgaagtcattctttacatacagataataaagtccccgtgtatttagtcctgtctattacctggtgatgggagcggctggtgggtctccatcatggcctccttgtacagatccttgtgtccttctaaatattcccattcctccatggagaaatagacagcgacatcctgacaccttataggaacctgacaatacaatatacagtcatcacccagaagcctccagtgctgttactgtataatgtcccagcattccctgcagcgtcacctctccagtcagcagctcaatcatcttgttggtgagttctagaatcttctgtacattgatgtcatcatgtatcagGTGGTGAGGTGGGgaccctgtgattgggctcaggggtcttccccatccatcacacacaggggcccgacagccatcactagaggtcttcttcactactgtgtaatcctgtatatggggagacagtaataaatatcactacagacatttccagagtccatcacctctccagtgacatcatctgttattaccatagataagaataatgtaatgtgacatcatcagaatctctcacctctccagtaagctggaagattatctctaggctgagatttaatacactctctgccatcttgttcctgtccttctccatccttgactggttgatcagggaaattctCTTATGTAGTGAAGGACAACAGAGGATCCTATACTGCGGGGACCTGAGTGGAAGAAAGATGATCCaatataaaaaacacagaaatccaaagtacaaaatacatttactggagAAAATAAGTGGAAACATTGGAGGAGCCAGTaacacagagacagcagatcaacCATGTAGTTATCTCTTTATTTCACTCCTAAAACAAGGCCGGATTATCGTACATGCTGATACACATGACCGGTGCTGACCAATCCCTGGCCACAGAGTACTGGCATGAACATTtcgagattggtatcccttcttcctcctcctgtgacaacatgtcattgtccctgagaccgtgtagtgtctgttccagcagcagacaacagggatggtcatactgatcccTGCATCATCACCACAGACCGTTTTTGGTCATTTCCTCAAAATCAGGATAAAACAGTGCATgagtctttgatctgcagcctgggctgatttaacaaaatcattgTAAATCAGGACAGTCAATTCCGACtcccataaaaatcaatgggaggaaaaatcaggttcactaatttgctctcCAAAAGGTCCCAAATGCAGCCAATGGCCTCCAAATTACATAGGAAAACAGCCACACAATTGGGGAACACTGTGTTCCtcccaaaaattgttcaaaatagtgtacagtggtgtagggggtcAATCCTAGCATACAGGTGTCACTGAACACAAAAGGTAGCCCACATAGCAATGTCCTAAATTTTGAAAGGACAAATTCAGGtaaacaacactcaagcatggacctgctccaaggatcagctgcagagctacagctgttacaTGTGCTatcaaaatcttcattttagaAGAGGGCACAGataaggatgaatgtcccacaactctttgAGGTCCCATAAAACATGGACCCCACCTCCAGGACATGGACCCAGTATGCTGTTAAAGATATGTAACTCCCCTGGGCCTGCTTACTGGCCCACATGGTTGTGAT
This region of Eleutherodactylus coqui strain aEleCoq1 chromosome 5, aEleCoq1.hap1, whole genome shotgun sequence genomic DNA includes:
- the LOC136629196 gene encoding oocyte zinc finger protein XlCOF8.4-like; its protein translation is MEKDRNKMAESVLNLSLEIIFQLTGEDYTVVKKTSSDGCRAPVCDGWGRPLSPITGSPPHHLIHDDINVQKILELTNKMIELLTGEVPIRCQDVAVYFSMEEWEYLEGHKDLYKEAMMETHQPLPSPVPSSNRSPPERCPRPLLPQDHQLLYQDEDLTNNNTTETNVRGDQRCKEEIPIGNRPDDGTRSSEGRLIFADFEADDDSRQEEPAIIPDITSAPHSKDRSSDPLIKVPSSDPSQTDKQKKRHRRQEHQRAHRGEKLYSCSECEKCFTTKGYLVVHQRIHTGEKPFSCSECGKCFTRKGYLVTHQRSHTGEKAFSCSDCGKCFTTKSYLVVHQRNHTGAEAIFMFRMWEVF